In Halopelagius longus, the following proteins share a genomic window:
- a CDS encoding glycosyltransferase family protein — MDLASANYDSLRDHVNQIRFRLGELSPWHGHENVPGENVFEFVAPETELRIHGSGLGDLMIIRQFGNAFNRYVQQYGDPELGTVVVATGGWGPALHPTEGDVNLYWWWSVGSHENEPAQYLENYHREVTVRPDVVLCLSEKCQREAEQLGYDTLYFPLGTRAFEPLDVRRSGVGYAGSKGHKETQSERVVVNPVKDREDFEWVSNYVMPSQLNLWYNTKEVTLGMTKGGQKWWGMVNNRVFETLASATPLVLGKHPNVEDVLGFEYPYQTENAEETKTHVESVMANRDETREEFREMSRKVRENHSYDERVDTLVAALS; from the coding sequence ATGGATCTCGCATCCGCGAACTACGACTCGCTGCGCGACCACGTGAATCAGATCCGTTTCCGACTCGGTGAACTCTCTCCGTGGCACGGCCACGAGAACGTCCCGGGGGAGAACGTCTTCGAGTTCGTCGCCCCGGAGACCGAACTCCGGATTCACGGCTCGGGGTTGGGCGACCTCATGATAATACGCCAGTTCGGAAACGCGTTCAACAGGTACGTCCAGCAGTACGGCGACCCCGAACTGGGAACCGTCGTCGTAGCGACGGGGGGGTGGGGGCCCGCGCTCCATCCGACCGAGGGCGACGTCAACCTCTACTGGTGGTGGTCTGTCGGGAGTCACGAGAACGAACCCGCCCAGTACCTCGAAAATTACCACCGCGAGGTCACGGTCAGGCCGGACGTGGTTCTCTGTCTCTCGGAGAAGTGTCAGCGCGAAGCCGAACAGTTGGGGTACGATACGCTCTACTTCCCGTTAGGCACGCGAGCGTTCGAACCGCTGGACGTCCGAAGGTCTGGCGTCGGATACGCCGGGTCGAAGGGACACAAAGAGACCCAATCCGAGCGAGTCGTCGTAAATCCGGTGAAGGACCGAGAGGACTTCGAGTGGGTATCGAACTACGTGATGCCGTCGCAACTCAATCTGTGGTACAACACGAAGGAGGTCACTCTCGGGATGACCAAGGGAGGCCAGAAATGGTGGGGGATGGTCAACAACCGCGTCTTCGAGACGCTCGCGTCCGCAACTCCGCTCGTCCTCGGGAAGCATCCGAACGTCGAAGACGTCCTCGGATTCGAGTACCCCTACCAGACGGAAAACGCCGAGGAGACGAAAACGCACGTCGAGAGTGTGATGGCGAACCGAGACGAGACACGCGAGGAGTTTCGGGAGATGTCCAGAAAGGTCCGAGAGAACCACAGTTACGACGAGCGAGTCGATACGTTGGTCGCGGCGCTGAGCTGA
- a CDS encoding lipopolysaccharide biosynthesis protein, with protein MSRENPDSETSSPGTVASILSRLKPTGELTDQIIKGGLWATALNVSDRALVLVELVILGRVLGPSQYGLISMCILTIIALRRFTHLGFDEAIIQKPSENVDDYFDTIWTIRVLRGVLVAGVMFAVGPLIASLWGEPRVSEFLRLTGLVLFFVGLQNPAVVYLRKDLEFDKELVFKLSGTVVEFVIAIVLVYRYQTVWAFVIGRIAAEAMRAVVSFKLTSYSPRFDVDVQQTKHLLGYGQWIFSAGLIGFLIGEGDDVFVGWLLGSGALAIYQMSYKISNTPATEISQVLTSVMFPAFSKLQNDIDALRETYKRTVQISSLFSFPAAFGIALVAPEFVHLAFGEEWQSAIVVIQILAGWGLLRSVGHTSGPLLNAVGRPKTVTKIQIVKLSLIAVLIYPVTEAWGIVGTGLLITGNAFVVLPWSLFIVARELETTIHDLLRPTFIPFGASVAMSLVVLATANALPTLPALAALCVKVLLGVLAYVLALAVMLRFVDNSVAELVETVLQSFSN; from the coding sequence ATGTCTCGCGAAAACCCCGACTCGGAGACGTCCTCACCGGGGACGGTGGCGTCGATTCTTTCGAGGTTGAAGCCGACCGGCGAGTTGACCGACCAAATAATCAAGGGTGGGCTGTGGGCAACCGCGCTGAACGTAAGCGACAGAGCGCTCGTACTCGTCGAACTCGTCATCTTAGGTCGAGTGCTGGGGCCCTCCCAGTACGGGTTGATCAGTATGTGTATCCTCACGATAATCGCCCTCCGTCGCTTTACGCATTTAGGGTTCGACGAAGCGATAATACAGAAACCGAGCGAGAACGTCGACGATTACTTCGACACGATTTGGACGATCAGAGTACTGCGGGGCGTTCTCGTCGCGGGTGTGATGTTCGCCGTCGGCCCCCTCATCGCGTCACTCTGGGGAGAGCCTCGGGTGAGCGAGTTCCTTCGGCTCACCGGCCTGGTGCTGTTTTTCGTCGGACTCCAGAACCCCGCCGTGGTCTATCTACGGAAGGATCTAGAGTTCGACAAGGAACTCGTATTCAAACTGAGCGGAACGGTCGTGGAGTTCGTGATCGCGATCGTCCTCGTGTACCGATACCAGACCGTGTGGGCGTTCGTGATCGGGAGGATAGCCGCAGAGGCGATGAGGGCCGTAGTGTCGTTCAAACTCACTAGCTACAGCCCGCGCTTCGACGTGGACGTACAGCAGACGAAACACCTCCTCGGGTACGGACAGTGGATATTTTCGGCGGGGCTAATCGGATTTCTGATAGGAGAAGGGGACGACGTGTTCGTCGGTTGGTTACTCGGGTCGGGGGCGCTGGCGATATACCAGATGTCGTACAAGATATCCAACACTCCCGCGACGGAGATATCGCAAGTACTGACCTCGGTGATGTTTCCCGCGTTCTCGAAGCTGCAAAACGATATCGACGCCCTCCGAGAAACGTACAAACGGACCGTACAGATATCGTCGTTGTTCTCGTTCCCCGCCGCGTTCGGAATCGCTCTCGTCGCCCCCGAGTTCGTCCACCTCGCCTTCGGAGAGGAGTGGCAGTCGGCAATCGTCGTGATACAGATCCTTGCCGGGTGGGGGCTTCTGCGCTCCGTCGGTCACACGTCCGGTCCCCTACTGAACGCGGTCGGGCGGCCGAAGACGGTCACGAAGATCCAGATCGTGAAACTGTCGCTCATCGCCGTCCTGATCTACCCCGTAACCGAGGCTTGGGGAATCGTCGGAACGGGACTCCTGATAACCGGTAACGCGTTCGTCGTTCTTCCGTGGAGCCTGTTCATCGTCGCGCGGGAACTGGAGACGACGATACACGACTTACTCCGCCCGACGTTCATACCGTTCGGCGCATCTGTGGCGATGAGTCTCGTCGTTCTCGCGACTGCAAACGCCCTCCCAACTCTCCCCGCTCTCGCGGCTCTCTGCGTGAAGGTACTTCTCGGCGTCCTCGCCTACGTACTCGCTTTGGCCGTGATGCTCAGATTCGTCGACAATAGCGTCGCGGAGTTGGTAGAGACAGTTCTGCAGTCATTTTCAAATTAA
- a CDS encoding glycosyltransferase family 4 protein — translation MSSDKGLADASVGILTPRYPPTMHGGGEVSVRLLAEHLADSDRVGPVTVYSFDGRGREVRSGVEIKRLGYVPTGIHELSNAFGAVRSLRHVDEIAAHDVLHSYNVELNPLAGYLSKAHGVPTVATLNSYDVLPKSAIGVSPKPSRRAYERIAMPTTGRLVRRCMKEIDVFVTLSEASKEVYVRNGFDDHPYEVVPNMRDPDFEPQARDEPPGSGRSVTLLYVGSLIKEKGVDTLVRSLRHLDEEYRLDIVGSGPEASALRTLAADIGVEDRIDFRGRVPYEEVVTSYASSDVFVHPGRWPEPFGRTILEAMESGLPVVVTDIGGPTEIITDDELKCSVDDSREMADAIRYARDDAASIGSQNKNRVRDEFSPARVTDRMLTVYERLLD, via the coding sequence ATGTCCTCGGATAAGGGTTTAGCCGACGCGAGCGTCGGCATACTGACTCCCCGCTATCCGCCGACGATGCACGGCGGCGGAGAAGTGAGCGTCCGACTCTTAGCGGAGCATCTGGCCGACTCCGACAGGGTCGGTCCCGTCACCGTCTACTCCTTCGACGGACGCGGCCGCGAGGTGCGCAGCGGCGTCGAAATCAAGCGTCTGGGATACGTCCCGACGGGAATCCACGAGCTATCGAACGCGTTCGGCGCGGTTCGGTCACTGCGTCACGTAGACGAAATTGCGGCGCACGACGTCCTCCACTCGTACAACGTCGAGTTGAATCCGCTCGCGGGATATCTTTCGAAAGCTCACGGTGTTCCGACCGTCGCGACGTTAAACTCGTACGACGTGTTGCCGAAGAGCGCTATCGGGGTATCGCCGAAACCGTCCCGTCGGGCGTACGAGCGGATTGCGATGCCGACGACGGGTCGCCTCGTGCGGCGATGCATGAAGGAGATAGACGTGTTCGTCACCCTCAGCGAAGCGTCGAAAGAGGTGTACGTACGGAACGGATTCGACGACCACCCGTACGAAGTCGTCCCGAACATGAGGGACCCCGACTTCGAACCGCAGGCGCGCGACGAACCGCCGGGGAGCGGTCGGTCGGTGACGCTTCTCTACGTCGGGAGTTTGATCAAAGAGAAAGGTGTCGACACCCTGGTCCGGAGCCTGAGACACCTCGACGAGGAGTACCGACTCGACATCGTGGGGTCGGGACCGGAAGCGTCCGCGCTCCGCACTCTGGCGGCGGATATCGGCGTGGAGGACCGCATCGACTTTCGAGGGCGGGTACCCTACGAAGAAGTCGTAACCAGTTACGCGTCGTCCGACGTGTTCGTACATCCGGGTCGCTGGCCCGAACCGTTCGGTCGGACGATTCTGGAGGCGATGGAGAGCGGGTTACCGGTCGTCGTCACCGACATCGGCGGACCGACAGAGATAATCACCGACGACGAACTCAAATGCAGCGTAGACGACAGTCGAGAGATGGCGGACGCGATACGATACGCCCGCGACGATGCGGCGTCTATCGGGTCGCAGAACAAAAATCGAGTTCGCGACGAGTTTTCGCCCGCGAGAGTGACCGACCGAATGCTCACCGTCTACGAGAGATTGTTAGATTGA
- a CDS encoding glycosyltransferase family 4 protein, which translates to MKVLQVTPRYPPQSGGVETHVREISERLVERGHDVTVVTADAGDGGFRRERRNGVRVRRYRSVAPGGAMHVCPQVTAAVRRSDADVVHAHNYHSFPLFFAALGVGDRRFVVTPHYHGGSADSLRDRLLSLYRPLGRRAVRRADAVVAVSDWERERLADDFGVDATVIPNGLDVDRFADADPVVRDRPYLLTVGRLEEYKGVQHAIRALTELPEYDLLVAGSGPYREELARTAREEGVAGRVEFLGYVDGEELPGLYAGAEAYLTLSEFEAYGMTVAEALAAGTPCVVRESGALVDWTSEEGVVGVSETGRETVANGVVEAVARTVLSEPVLSWTDVADTLERVYQDVLG; encoded by the coding sequence ATGAAGGTGCTACAGGTGACGCCGCGGTACCCGCCCCAGTCGGGCGGCGTCGAGACGCACGTTCGGGAGATCTCCGAGCGACTGGTCGAACGCGGCCACGACGTGACGGTCGTCACCGCGGACGCCGGAGACGGCGGCTTCCGGCGGGAACGACGCAACGGCGTCAGGGTGCGGCGGTACCGGAGCGTCGCCCCCGGCGGCGCGATGCACGTCTGCCCGCAGGTGACCGCCGCCGTTCGACGGAGCGACGCGGACGTCGTCCACGCGCACAACTACCACTCGTTTCCCCTCTTCTTCGCCGCACTCGGGGTCGGCGACCGACGGTTCGTCGTCACGCCGCACTACCACGGCGGGAGCGCGGACTCCCTCAGAGACCGGTTGCTCTCGCTGTACCGACCACTCGGTCGGCGGGCCGTCCGACGCGCAGACGCCGTCGTCGCCGTCAGCGACTGGGAGCGAGAGCGGTTGGCCGACGACTTCGGCGTCGACGCCACGGTGATTCCGAACGGACTCGACGTAGACCGGTTCGCGGACGCCGACCCGGTCGTCCGGGACCGGCCGTACCTCCTGACCGTCGGGCGGTTAGAGGAGTACAAGGGCGTCCAGCACGCGATTCGGGCGTTGACCGAACTCCCGGAGTACGACCTGTTGGTCGCCGGGAGCGGTCCCTACCGCGAGGAGCTGGCGCGAACCGCCCGCGAGGAGGGCGTGGCGGGGCGCGTCGAGTTCCTCGGGTACGTAGACGGCGAGGAGTTGCCCGGCCTCTACGCCGGCGCCGAGGCGTACCTGACCCTGAGCGAGTTCGAAGCGTACGGGATGACCGTCGCTGAGGCGTTGGCCGCCGGGACGCCGTGCGTGGTGCGAGAGTCGGGGGCGCTCGTCGATTGGACGTCCGAGGAGGGGGTCGTCGGCGTCTCCGAGACGGGACGCGAGACAGTTGCGAACGGGGTGGTCGAGGCGGTAGCGAGGACCGTACTCAGCGAACCGGTACTGTCTTGGACGGACGTCGCCGATACGCTCGAAAGGGTCTATCAGGATGTCCTCGGATAA
- a CDS encoding glycosyltransferase: MRTFVRRLGAAVAGLLSLTGLPYVLYLLLYKVWNPTGSPAKKERAEPTVSVVLPTYNEERIIENKLRDIVSLDYPMEKVEVVVVDSSDDDTRDIVRNFFAEREHPTLTLLEEDERRGLAPALNDAYAAAEKEMVVKTDCDSKVAADALREAAANLADPDVGAVTGRNVEVLGGSEVEEGYRGVQAMIQTLESHIDSTLIFHGPFSAFENDEIVPIDPNSIADDTELALKIRRNGKRVVFDPDVRYMEASHSEFGKRRTQKDRRAMGLIRLLVQHRDAIGRHGLYGGVVLPFNWWFMVVSPWLLAGAVTATTLAGLLVAGPFGLAVPSALGAFTLLGSRDRLGSLQPLYAVFDTQVSLFFAAVKLLRGEGSAIWDVDEELRDVYE; this comes from the coding sequence ATGCGAACGTTCGTCCGCCGCCTCGGCGCGGCAGTCGCGGGGTTACTGTCGCTGACGGGGTTACCTTACGTGCTGTATCTTCTGCTGTACAAGGTGTGGAACCCGACGGGGTCGCCCGCGAAGAAGGAACGGGCCGAACCGACGGTCAGCGTCGTCCTCCCGACGTACAACGAGGAGCGCATCATCGAGAACAAACTCCGAGACATCGTCTCGCTGGACTACCCCATGGAGAAAGTCGAAGTCGTCGTCGTCGACTCCAGCGACGACGACACGCGCGACATCGTCCGGAACTTCTTCGCCGAACGCGAACACCCGACGCTGACCCTCCTCGAAGAGGACGAACGGCGGGGACTCGCGCCGGCACTCAACGACGCCTACGCCGCCGCGGAAAAGGAGATGGTCGTAAAGACGGACTGCGACTCGAAAGTCGCCGCCGACGCCCTCCGCGAGGCCGCCGCGAATCTCGCGGATCCCGACGTGGGCGCGGTCACCGGGCGCAACGTCGAGGTTCTCGGCGGGAGCGAAGTCGAAGAGGGGTACCGCGGCGTCCAAGCGATGATTCAGACGCTCGAAAGCCACATCGACTCGACGCTCATCTTCCACGGGCCGTTCTCCGCGTTCGAGAACGACGAAATCGTCCCCATCGACCCGAACTCCATCGCCGACGACACCGAACTCGCCCTGAAGATTCGGCGCAACGGCAAGCGCGTCGTCTTCGACCCCGACGTTCGCTACATGGAGGCGTCTCACTCCGAGTTCGGGAAGCGACGGACGCAGAAGGACCGCCGGGCGATGGGGCTGATTCGGCTGTTGGTCCAACACCGCGACGCGATCGGACGGCACGGCCTCTACGGCGGAGTCGTCCTCCCCTTCAACTGGTGGTTCATGGTCGTCTCGCCGTGGTTGCTCGCCGGTGCGGTGACGGCGACGACCCTCGCGGGCCTCCTCGTCGCGGGGCCGTTCGGCCTCGCCGTCCCGTCCGCACTCGGGGCGTTCACCCTCCTCGGCTCTCGGGACCGGTTGGGGAGCCTGCAACCCCTCTACGCCGTGTTCGACACGCAGGTGTCGCTGTTCTTCGCCGCGGTGAAACTGCTGCGGGGCGAGGGGTCCGCCATCTGGGACGTCGACGAGGAACTCCGAGACGTGTACGAATGA
- the aglF gene encoding UTP--glucose-1-phosphate uridylyltransferase AglF — protein MQAVVLAAGKGTRLRPLTDDKPKGMVEIDGEPIITHCLDQLRDLGAEEFVLVVGYQKEQIISHYGDEYEGIPITYTHQREQKGLAHALLTVEDQIDDDFMLMLGDNVFQANLRDVVRRQREDRADAAFLVEEVPWEEASRYGVCDTNKYGEITDVVEKPDDPPSNLVMTGFYTFSPAIFHACRLVQPSNRGEYEISDAVDLLIESGRTIDALRLEGWRIDVGYPEDRDEAERRLQEERGEAEKANVEGEAE, from the coding sequence ATGCAAGCGGTTGTTCTCGCGGCGGGCAAAGGAACTCGACTCCGACCGCTCACGGACGACAAACCGAAGGGGATGGTCGAAATCGACGGCGAACCGATCATCACCCACTGTCTCGACCAACTCCGGGACCTCGGTGCCGAGGAGTTCGTCCTCGTGGTCGGGTACCAGAAAGAGCAGATCATCAGCCACTACGGCGACGAGTACGAGGGCATCCCGATAACGTACACCCACCAACGCGAACAGAAGGGGCTCGCGCACGCGCTTTTGACCGTCGAAGACCAGATAGACGACGACTTCATGCTGATGCTCGGGGACAACGTCTTCCAAGCGAACCTGCGCGACGTCGTCCGACGCCAACGCGAGGACCGCGCCGACGCCGCCTTCCTCGTCGAGGAGGTGCCGTGGGAGGAAGCGAGTCGGTACGGCGTCTGCGACACCAACAAGTACGGCGAGATAACCGACGTGGTCGAGAAGCCCGATGACCCGCCGTCGAACCTCGTCATGACGGGGTTCTACACCTTCTCCCCGGCGATATTCCACGCGTGTCGCCTCGTGCAACCGTCGAACCGCGGCGAGTACGAGATATCCGACGCCGTGGACCTGTTGATAGAGAGCGGACGCACCATCGACGCGTTGCGCCTCGAAGGGTGGCGTATCGACGTCGGCTACCCGGAGGACCGAGACGAGGCGGAGCGTCGGTTGCAGGAAGAACGCGGGGAGGCGGAGAAAGCGAACGTCGAGGGCGAAGCGGAGTAA
- the aglJ gene encoding S-layer glycoprotein N-glycosyltransferase AglJ, translated as MPPLDSVCVLIPTYNEAETIGRVVDDFRREGFDNILVIDGGSEDGTVDVAEERGARVAMQSGSGKGQAIREAVEYHIDAPYILMLDGDATYRAEDAQAMLEPLDEGYEHVIGDRFADMRDGAMTKFNQIGNGIVNDAFAAIHGQNFEDILSGYRAFTRESFSRMTLTADGFGVETEMAVECVKRNIETAVVPITYLPRPSGSDTNLRPIRDGGIIFLELYRRAKTNNPLFYFGSVGGVSTLAGVALAAYVGVEWVTRGISHEVIAVVAAFGILFGVQLLMFGVLSDLILTLHRDTLRKIDDEFESADAGEAADAGETAAPAEDAPSPDGETVERTNRR; from the coding sequence ATGCCCCCGCTCGACTCCGTCTGCGTTCTCATCCCGACCTACAACGAGGCCGAGACCATCGGTCGCGTCGTGGACGACTTCCGCCGCGAGGGCTTCGATAACATCCTCGTCATCGACGGCGGGTCCGAAGACGGCACCGTAGACGTCGCGGAGGAACGCGGCGCGCGGGTCGCCATGCAGTCGGGGTCGGGGAAGGGACAGGCCATCCGCGAGGCCGTCGAGTACCACATCGACGCGCCGTACATCCTGATGCTCGACGGCGACGCGACGTACCGCGCGGAGGACGCACAGGCGATGCTCGAACCCTTAGACGAGGGGTACGAACACGTCATCGGCGACCGGTTCGCCGACATGCGCGATGGGGCGATGACGAAGTTCAACCAGATAGGCAACGGCATCGTCAACGACGCCTTCGCGGCCATCCACGGCCAGAACTTCGAGGACATCCTCTCGGGCTACCGCGCGTTCACGCGCGAATCGTTCTCGCGGATGACCCTCACGGCGGACGGGTTCGGCGTCGAGACGGAGATGGCCGTCGAGTGCGTCAAGCGGAACATCGAGACGGCCGTCGTCCCCATCACGTACCTCCCCCGTCCCTCCGGGTCGGACACGAACTTACGGCCCATCCGCGACGGCGGCATCATCTTTCTGGAACTGTACCGCCGCGCGAAGACGAACAACCCGCTGTTTTACTTCGGGAGCGTCGGCGGCGTCTCCACCCTCGCGGGCGTCGCACTCGCGGCGTACGTCGGCGTCGAGTGGGTCACCCGCGGCATCTCCCACGAGGTCATCGCCGTCGTCGCGGCGTTCGGCATCCTGTTCGGCGTCCAACTTCTGATGTTCGGCGTCCTCTCGGACCTCATCCTGACGCTGCACCGCGACACGCTCCGGAAGATAGACGACGAGTTCGAGTCGGCCGACGCCGGCGAGGCGGCGGACGCCGGTGAGACGGCGGCCCCCGCCGAGGACGCCCCCTCCCCCGACGGGGAGACGGTCGAACGGACCAACCGGCGGTGA